One genomic window of Gracilinema caldarium DSM 7334 includes the following:
- a CDS encoding NAD(P)-dependent malic enzyme, whose amino-acid sequence MNVDISLKDLDSLFPGDFTEEQKARAKTLFLKNLSLEAHQFYGGKMQTLPRCGIFGFNWFNVWYTPGVSKISTTIRDDNDSSFALSSRGNMVAVVSDSTRVLGDGDCTPPGGLGVMEGKAMLMKYLGGVDAVPLCVDSRDASGKNNPDKIIEFVKMVQHSFGAINLEDISQPNCFKVLDELRETCDIPVWHDDAQGTACVTLAGLINALKLVNKKLSEVRIVLLGAGASNTTIARLLMTDGADPAKIIMFDSQGSLHTGRKDIETDTRNYRKWELCQKTNPQGIKDMDTAIKGADVLIALSTPGPDTVKREWVRSMAEKAIVFACANPVPEIWPYAAKEEGAYIVATGRGDFPNQVNNSVCFPGILKGALLVRSRKITDGMAIRCAHSIADFAERRGISPENIIATMEETEVFAVEAADVAMQAIAEDVARVPMTWDEVYQQAKADIAASRSLVADMQRLGHIKEPPQEMLEAALQSAIEAVK is encoded by the coding sequence ATGAACGTAGATATTAGTCTTAAAGATCTGGACAGCCTCTTCCCTGGAGATTTTACCGAAGAGCAAAAAGCCCGGGCCAAGACCCTCTTTCTCAAAAATCTTTCTCTCGAAGCTCATCAATTTTATGGTGGTAAAATGCAGACCCTGCCCCGGTGCGGCATTTTTGGTTTTAACTGGTTCAATGTCTGGTACACCCCCGGGGTTTCAAAAATATCCACCACCATACGGGATGACAATGACAGCTCCTTTGCGCTTTCCAGCCGGGGAAACATGGTCGCGGTGGTTTCCGACTCCACCCGGGTCCTTGGGGACGGAGACTGTACGCCCCCTGGAGGCCTCGGGGTCATGGAAGGGAAGGCCATGTTGATGAAATACTTAGGCGGTGTGGATGCGGTGCCCCTCTGTGTCGATTCCCGGGATGCCAGCGGAAAAAACAACCCCGATAAAATTATTGAATTTGTAAAAATGGTCCAGCATTCCTTTGGGGCCATCAATCTGGAAGATATCAGTCAGCCCAATTGTTTTAAGGTTCTTGATGAACTGCGGGAGACTTGCGATATTCCGGTCTGGCATGATGACGCCCAGGGAACCGCCTGTGTCACCTTGGCGGGGCTCATCAATGCGCTGAAGTTGGTGAATAAAAAACTTTCAGAGGTCCGGATTGTGTTGCTTGGTGCGGGGGCATCGAACACGACTATTGCCCGCCTGCTCATGACCGATGGGGCAGATCCGGCAAAGATTATCATGTTCGACTCTCAGGGTTCGTTGCATACGGGGCGGAAGGATATAGAAACTGATACCCGCAACTACCGGAAATGGGAGCTTTGCCAAAAAACCAACCCCCAGGGTATTAAGGATATGGACACAGCTATTAAGGGTGCCGATGTTCTTATTGCCCTTTCTACGCCCGGACCGGATACGGTTAAACGGGAATGGGTTCGCTCTATGGCGGAAAAGGCTATAGTCTTTGCTTGTGCCAATCCGGTACCTGAAATCTGGCCCTATGCGGCTAAAGAAGAAGGGGCTTACATTGTAGCCACTGGCCGGGGTGACTTTCCCAATCAGGTGAATAATTCGGTTTGCTTTCCGGGAATCCTGAAAGGAGCCCTTTTAGTTCGATCCAGAAAAATTACCGATGGTATGGCGATCCGCTGTGCCCACTCAATTGCCGACTTTGCGGAACGACGGGGGATTAGCCCTGAAAATATAATTGCCACCATGGAAGAAACCGAGGTCTTTGCGGTAGAAGCGGCCGATGTGGCCATGCAGGCCATTGCGGAGGATGTAGCCAGGGTTCCCATGACCTGGGACGAGGTATACCAGCAAGCAAAGGCAGACATTGCCGCATCTCGCTCTTTAGTGGCAGATATGCAACGGTTAGGTCATATTAAAGAACCACCCCAGGAAATGCTGGAAGCGGCCTTACAGTCTGCCATAGAAGCGGTGAAATAA
- a CDS encoding DUF6364 family protein: MPNVTMSIDEELLKSARKIAIEKNTTVSDMVRSYLTNLVKSETIRREYVADELERLFNKSTAHSQGIRLTRDALHDR, translated from the coding sequence ATGCCTAATGTAACGATGAGTATTGATGAAGAACTATTAAAATCTGCCCGAAAAATAGCCATTGAAAAAAATACAACCGTATCTGATATGGTCCGATCATACCTTACTAACTTAGTAAAATCGGAAACAATACGACGAGAATATGTAGCAGATGAACTTGAACGGCTTTTTAATAAAAGCACCGCCCATTCGCAGGGTATACGACTGACTCGGGATGCGCTCCATGACCGATAA